DNA from Arthrobacter sp. FW305-BF8:
ACGCTGCCCCGGCCCGCCGCGCCGGCCTGGGACGTGGAAGCCGCTGTCGAACCTGCCGCTGGGGCCGGCGAGCTCTATGGCGCCGTCCCCACGGACGTCAACGCCCAGTACGATGTCCGCGAAGTGATCGCCCGGCTGGTGGACGGCAGCCGCTTCCATGAGTTCAAGAAGAACTACGGCCCCACCCTGGTGACGGGATTCGCCAGGCTCCACGGACACCCTGTGGGCATCGTGGCAAACAACGGCGTGCTGTTCAGCGAGTCAGCGCTGAAGGGCGCGCACTTCATTGAGCTGTGCGACCAGCGCGGCATTCCGCTGCTCTTCCTGCAGAACATTTCCGGCTTCATGGTGGGCAAGGACTACGAGCAGGGCGGAATTGCCAAGAACGGCGCCAAGATGGTGACCGCCGTGGCCACCACGCGCGTGCCCAAGCTGACAGTGGTGATCGGCGGATCCTTCGGCGCCGGCAACTACTCGATGTGCGGCCGGGCCTATTCGCCACGATTCCTGTGGATGTGGCCCGCCAGCCGCATCTCCGTCATGGGCGGCAACCAGGCTTCCAGCGTCCTGGCCACCGTCAAGCGCGACCAGTACGAGGCAGCAGGGCAGGAGTGGTCTGCAGCGGATGAAGAGGCGTTCAAGGCCCCCATCCGGCAGCAGTACGAGGACCAGGGCAGCCCCTACTACTCCACGGCGCGGCTGTGGGACGACGGCATCATTGACCCCGCCGACACCCGCACCGTGCTGGGCCTGGCCCTCGACGTCGTTTCCCGCGTCCCGCTGCCGGAGACCTCCTTCGGCCTCTTCCGAATGTGAGCCGGCGATGACCATTAACAGCGTGTTTCGCACCGTCCTGGTGGCCAACCGCGGCGAGATTGCCTGCCGGGTGATCAGGACCCTGCGCGCCATGGGCCTCCGTTCCGTTGCCGTGTACAGCGATGCCGACGCCGGCGCCCGCCACGTGCGCGAGGCCGACGCCGCCGTCCGGATCGGCCCCGCCGCGGCCGCCCAAAGCTACCTCAGCATCGACGCGATCATCAGGGCCTGCCAGGACACCGGTGCCCAGGCGGTGCACCCGGGCTATGGATTCCTGAGCGAGAACGCGGACTTTGCCAGGGCGCTGGAGGCCGCCGGCATCGCCTTCATCGGTCCCGGGGTCGAGGCCCTGGATGTCATGGGGGACAAGATCCGCTCGAAGAACCACGTGGCCCGGTACGGCGTTCCGGTGGTTCCGGGCATCGCCGAGCCCGGCATGACGGATGAGGAACTCATCGCCGCCGCCCCGGCCGTGGGGTTCCCCTTGCTGATCAAGCCCTCGGCGGGCGGCGGCGGCAAGGGAATGCATGCGGTGGACCGCCCCGAGGACCTGCCGTCCGCCCTGGCAACGGCACGCCGGGTAGCTGCGAGCGCGTTTGGGGACGACACCCTGTTCCTGGAACGACTGGTGACGTCCCCGCGGCACATCGAGGTTCAGGTCCTGGCCGATACGCACGGCAACGTCATCCACCTGGGGGAGCGCGAGTGCTCCCTGCAACGGCGGCACCAGAAGGTCATCGAGGAGGCGCCGTCACCCCTGCTGGAATCGCTGGCCGACGGCGAGGCCGTCCGCGCCAGGATCGGCGAGGCCGCGTGCCAGGGGGCCCGCAGCGTCCACTACACCGGCGCCGGCACGGTGGAGTTCCTCGTTTCGGACGATTCCCCGGACGAGTTCTTCTTCATGGAAATGAATACCCGGCTCCAGGTGGAGCATCCCGTGACGGAAATGGTCACCGGCATCGACCTCGTCGAGTGGCAGGTGCGCATCGCCGGCGGTGAGGTGCTCACGGTCGGGCAGGACGACGTCGTTCTTAACGGCCACGCTGCGGAGGCCCGGGTCTACGCCGAGACCCCGCACCGGAACTTCCTGCCGTCCTCGGGCGAAGTGGTGCTCCTCGACGAGCGCGGCAGCCTCTTGACGCCGCGCGGCCGGCCGGCCTTCCAGGGCCCTGCGGCTCCCGGCACCGGTCATCTCCAGACCCGGGACGTGCGCATCGACTCATCGCTGCTGCCGGGACTGGAAATTTCCAGCGACTACGACCCCATGCTGTCCAAGGTCATCGCCTGGGGGACCGACCGCAAGGCTGCCCTCGACAAACTGGACGCGGCGCTGGAGCGGTACACCGTCCTTGGCATCGACACCAACGTGGAGTACCTGCGGCTCCTGATCAATGACGAGGACGTCCGCGCCGGCCGCCTGGACACCACGCTGATTGACCGCAAGATGCCGGAACTGGGGTTCCGGGACATCGGCAGCACGGAACTCGCGGCCGCTGCCCTGTGGCTCTGGCTTGGCGAGGCCGGTGGACTTGAGCCCGGTGGAGTTGAGCCCGGCGGGAGGCGGTCAGGCATCCGGTCGCCTTGGGACAGCGCGCGGGGCTGGCGCCTCGTCGCGCCGGCGCCTTGGCGGCTAAGCTTCGGCCTTCCTGGCGGTGCCATGGCCACTGTGGCGATCACCTGGCCGGGCGGCGGCGCCGCCGACGCCGGCCATGCCCTGGTCAGCGTCGACGGCGGGCCGGAACGGACAGTCCGGATCCCCGGTCCGGCGGCTGACGCCGCCGGACGCGAAGCCGCCGGAGCTGACGCCGCGAGACCCCGCGCCGAGCCCAACGGACCCGGACTCAGTGTCATCACACTCAAGGTGGAGGACCAGCAGCACACGTTCGCCATCAGTGGTTCCCGGGAAATGGAGCCCGACGGGGACCATCGGCGGAAAGCGCGGCCGCGGCACGTTTACGTGGGCAGCGGCGGCTGGTCCTGCGGGCTCGAAGTCCTCACCCGGGAGTCCCGCCTGGAGCGGGTGCTGGCCGCCGTCGAGCGGGAAGAGGGTGCCGCGGACCCGGAAGTCCGGTCACCCATGCCCGGGACCGTCGTCGCAGTGCCGGTTCGTGACGGCGAGCTAGTGACGGCAGGACAGGTGCTGCTGTCGGTTGAGGCCATGAAGATGGAGCACCAGCTCGTGGCCGAAGTCTCCGGCACGGTCCACATCAGCGTCAGTACGGGCGACCTGGTGAAGGCCGACCAGGTCGTCGCCACCATTCACGCGGCCAGCATTCACGCGGCCGGCACCGCCCCCCAGGATTCAACAGATGAACGTAAGGAGGCCTAGCCATGGCCGATTTTGACCTCAGTGAGGAATACCAGGACCTCAGCAAGACGGTCCGCGAATTCGCCGACGAAGTGGTGGCCCCCGTCTCCGCCAGGCACGACGAGGAACACCGCTTCCCCTATGAAGTGGTCTCGCAGATGGCGGACATGGGGCTGTTCGGCCTGCCGTTCCCGGAGGAATACGGCGGCATGGGCGGTGACTACTTCGCTCTGGCCCTCGCGCTGGAGCAGTTGGGGCGCGTGGACCAGTCCGTGGCCATCACACTTGAGGCCGGTGTTTCGCTCGGTGCCATGCCCGTCTACCGCTTCGGCACCGAGGCCCAGAAGCAGGAGTGGCTGCCGCTGCTCGCTTCCGGAAAGGCGCTCGCCGGCTTCGGCCTGACCGAGCCGGAGGCCGGCTCGGACGCCGGCGGCACGAAGACCACGGCCCGCCTGGAAGGCGGCGGCGACGCCACTAACTGGGTCATCAACGGCAACAAGGAATTCATCACCAACTCGGGAACTGACATCAGCAAGCTGGTGACCGTCACCGCCGTCACGGGGGAGCAGGAGCGCAAGGACGGCAGCATCAGGAAGGAGATCTCCACCATCCTCGTGCCCACCGACACGCCCGGCTTCAAGGCCGAGAAGGCGTACAACAAGGTGGGCTGGAACGCCTCGGACACACACCCCCTGACGCTGCGGGACGTCACTGTTCCCGAGGCGAACCTGCTGGGGGAGCGGGGGCGGGGCTACGCCAACTTCCTGTCCATCCTGGATGAGGGCAGGATCGCCATCGCCGCCCTGGCCACCGGCGCTGCCCAGGGATGCGTGGATCTTTCGGTCCGCTACGCCAAGGACCGCAGCGCCTTCGGGACCAATATCGGCAAGCACCAGGCCATTGCGTTCAAGATCGCCCGCATGGAGGCGCGTGCCCATACGGCCCGTCTTGCGTACTACGATGCGGCCGCCCGGATGCTCGCCGGCAAGCCGTTCAAGACCCAGGCGGCCATAGCTAAGATGGTCGCA
Protein-coding regions in this window:
- a CDS encoding carboxyl transferase domain-containing protein — protein: METLASRLDTAGSAFEANNLAQRALADELRKRLATAALGGPEKSRERHMARGKLLPRERIDRLLDDGSPFLEIAPLAANGMYNDDSPGAGIIAGIGLVHGRHVLVISNDATVKGGTYYPMTVKKHLRAQEIALENRLPCIYLVDSGGAFLPKQDEVFPDREHFGRIFYNQARMSAAGIPQIASVMGSCTAGGAYVPAMSDETVIVRNQGTIFLGGPPLVKAAIGEIVSAEELGGGDVHSRISGVTDHLAENDEHALQIVRDIVATLPRPAAPAWDVEAAVEPAAGAGELYGAVPTDVNAQYDVREVIARLVDGSRFHEFKKNYGPTLVTGFARLHGHPVGIVANNGVLFSESALKGAHFIELCDQRGIPLLFLQNISGFMVGKDYEQGGIAKNGAKMVTAVATTRVPKLTVVIGGSFGAGNYSMCGRAYSPRFLWMWPASRISVMGGNQASSVLATVKRDQYEAAGQEWSAADEEAFKAPIRQQYEDQGSPYYSTARLWDDGIIDPADTRTVLGLALDVVSRVPLPETSFGLFRM
- a CDS encoding acetyl/propionyl/methylcrotonyl-CoA carboxylase subunit alpha, which produces MTINSVFRTVLVANRGEIACRVIRTLRAMGLRSVAVYSDADAGARHVREADAAVRIGPAAAAQSYLSIDAIIRACQDTGAQAVHPGYGFLSENADFARALEAAGIAFIGPGVEALDVMGDKIRSKNHVARYGVPVVPGIAEPGMTDEELIAAAPAVGFPLLIKPSAGGGGKGMHAVDRPEDLPSALATARRVAASAFGDDTLFLERLVTSPRHIEVQVLADTHGNVIHLGERECSLQRRHQKVIEEAPSPLLESLADGEAVRARIGEAACQGARSVHYTGAGTVEFLVSDDSPDEFFFMEMNTRLQVEHPVTEMVTGIDLVEWQVRIAGGEVLTVGQDDVVLNGHAAEARVYAETPHRNFLPSSGEVVLLDERGSLLTPRGRPAFQGPAAPGTGHLQTRDVRIDSSLLPGLEISSDYDPMLSKVIAWGTDRKAALDKLDAALERYTVLGIDTNVEYLRLLINDEDVRAGRLDTTLIDRKMPELGFRDIGSTELAAAALWLWLGEAGGLEPGGVEPGGRRSGIRSPWDSARGWRLVAPAPWRLSFGLPGGAMATVAITWPGGGAADAGHALVSVDGGPERTVRIPGPAADAAGREAAGADAARPRAEPNGPGLSVITLKVEDQQHTFAISGSREMEPDGDHRRKARPRHVYVGSGGWSCGLEVLTRESRLERVLAAVEREEGAADPEVRSPMPGTVVAVPVRDGELVTAGQVLLSVEAMKMEHQLVAEVSGTVHISVSTGDLVKADQVVATIHAASIHAAGTAPQDSTDERKEA
- a CDS encoding acyl-CoA dehydrogenase family protein, whose protein sequence is MADFDLSEEYQDLSKTVREFADEVVAPVSARHDEEHRFPYEVVSQMADMGLFGLPFPEEYGGMGGDYFALALALEQLGRVDQSVAITLEAGVSLGAMPVYRFGTEAQKQEWLPLLASGKALAGFGLTEPEAGSDAGGTKTTARLEGGGDATNWVINGNKEFITNSGTDISKLVTVTAVTGEQERKDGSIRKEISTILVPTDTPGFKAEKAYNKVGWNASDTHPLTLRDVTVPEANLLGERGRGYANFLSILDEGRIAIAALATGAAQGCVDLSVRYAKDRSAFGTNIGKHQAIAFKIARMEARAHTARLAYYDAAARMLAGKPFKTQAAIAKMVAGEAAMDNARDATQVFGGYGFINEFTVARHYRDSKILEVGEGTTEVQLMLIARELGL